In Streptomyces rapamycinicus NRRL 5491, the genomic stretch ACATGGCATGTGCGTTCGCCCGGGATGGGTGTTCGGGTAACGCTCCTCCAGGAGGCGGTAGGCCGTGAGTGACTCCCTCGCAGCTGCCAGTACGGCCGCCGGTCCGATGTCCAGCACCACCGCTTCACCGGGCCGTTCCTGCACGACGTCCTGGTCGGCCCCCGTGCTGCTCGCGGTCACCATCGACGACACCCCGCTCGACCGCGCGGGCCCCCAGCTCGTCCTGCCCCAGGACCGCTGCGGCGCCCGGTACATCAGCGGTATCGAGGCGATCCGCGTGGACGGCGGATACACCGTCTGGACGTGATGGCCCCTGGCGGAGCCCGGTGGTGGCCGGGTGTCAGACCAGCGGGCGGTACGCGGTGAGCGTGACGGACAGCGTCACATCGCAGGGCTCGGGCAGCCGTGCGACGCGCTCCTCCAGCCGCTCGCTCTGCTGATGCCAGGCGTTGGGGCCCATCCCCACCAGCTGCGGCAGGGCCTTGTGGTCCAGTGTCATGGTGCTCCGCGACCGCTCCCGGGCCACCTCGGTGAAGTGCGCCGAGAGCCGGTCCGCCAGGCGCTCGTCCTTCTGCTCGCCCACCCGCAGCAGCCCCAGCGCCGCCACCAGTTCCCGTAGATGATCGGGCCGGGGTGTGACCACCAGCAGCACACCCCCGGGGCGCAGAATCCGCCGCAGTTCGGCCGGATTGCGCGGTGCGAAGACATTGAGGACCACCGACGCGGCCCCGTCGGCGAGCGGCAGCCCGTCCCAGGCGTCGGCCACCACCGCGCTGATCCGGGGGTGCGCCCGCGCGGCCCGGCGGGCGGCGAACTTGGAGATGTCGAGCAGGATTCCCTCGGAGTCCGGGAACTCCGACATCACCCGGGCAAGGTGGTAGCCCGTTCCGCCGCCGATGTCCACGACACAGCCGAGGTCCCCGCCCGTGGCCTCGGGCGCCGTCTCGCGCGCCAGAGCGGCGAGTGCCCCGGCGATCGGCGCGTAGTGGCCGGCGGCCAGGAAGTCCGCGCGGGCGGCCACCATGGCGGCGGTGTCCGCGCTGAACTTGGCGGCGCCGCGCAGCAGATTGACATACCCCTGCTTCGCCACGTCGAAGCTGTGCCCCTGCGCGCACCGCAGCACGCCGTCTGTCATCGTCATGGCGCCGGAACAGTACGGGCAGTGCAGGTACCGAACCGCCTCTTTCCGCATTGTGTCCCCCGTTACCGCCGTTGTCCTGACAGGACCCCAGCCTATGCAAAGGACCTGGCGGTGCCGCACACCCACCCCCGGTACGTCCGCCCGGCGGGCGGCGCCCTCAGCGGCGGCGGACGGCGGCCTCGAACCGGCCCACCCAGTACGCGGTGCGGTCGAGATAGGCCGTCTCGGCCGCGCGGCCGGTCCGCCCGTAGGCCCCGCTGTAGGTCCGGTAGCTCAGCGCGGTGGGCGGGGTGGCGGTGGCGGGCTCGATCTGGCTGCCCTCGTGCCATTCGTTGAACGAGGTGATCGAGACCCAGGTGGGCGGGCCCCCGTTGGCCTGGGAGAGGGCGGTGTTCCACTCCAGGTCGTAGGTGGCGCCGTCCGCGCGCTCCAGGGTGGGCGTGGTGTTGCCGGGCACGGCGCGGTCGTCGATGTAGCCGGGGCCGATGGACGGCGCCCAGACCATGCCGTGGTCACGGCAATACGCGGCCGGGCCGCCCCACTGCGGATCGTCGCCCGCGGCGATGGCGTCGTAGGTGTACATGCCGCCGAAGTGCGCCACCTTCGACACATCCGTGGTCTGGGCCAGCACGATCGCCCGGTCGGCCACCTGGTCCAGCGGGGTCCAGTCGGCGATCCGCAGGGACTCGAAGACGTAGTACGCGCCGCGGCTGCCGTGTGCCGCGTCCCGGTGGAAGGCCGGATGGCCGCCGTACCGCTGGATGAGATAGCCGATGTCGTCCACGACGGACCGCGCGGTGCGGCCGGCGTACGGCTCGATGTGCCAGGCCACCTCGAGCCCGCGCGCGGCCGCCGCGTCCAGGAGCGGCTGCACCCGCTGGTCCTCGTAACCGCCCCGCCCCCACCAGCTGGTCACGAGCACACCGGTGCGGGCCTGGGCCAGCCATCCCAGGTGGCGGTCGACCACGGCGCGGTCGCCCGAGTCGTACGCACCGGCCACCGGATAGAAGTCGGAGCCGATCCGGTCGGGCGGGGTGAGGCCGCCCTGCGGCCAGTGGCGCCAGGAGCCGCTGACCTCGGGGCTGCCGTACCAGGGGTAGTAGAAGATGTGCACGTCCGGCGAGGGAGCGAGCCGGGCCGCCGGTGAATCGGGGGCGGTGGCCGCCGCCCGGCCGCCCGCCGTGGCGAGGGCCCCGGCGCCCAGGGCGCCCGCGGCCGTGCGGGTCAGAAAGGTCCGGCGCGTGGTGCCGGGGCTCTGTGCCATCTCATGTTCCTTCCGTGGCGGAGGAGCACCTCGGAACCCTCGTCGGCGGGGGTCCTCGGTGACGGCGTCGGCGGCGCGCACGTCCGCGGCGGCGTCGCGGGTGTCCGGCCGCCCCCACAGATCGCTCGCGTGGCGGCCGGGCTCCGCGTGCACGGCGGCCAGTTGGCGGGTCAGCCGTGCGCCGGTGCCGGTGAAGGGAAAGCGCAGACAGACGGTGTCGGTGCCCCAGCGCCGGTGGGTGCCCTCGGCCACCGGCTCCGGGACCAGCTTGGAGAGCCCGTACGGGTCCTCGGCGAGCGTGGCGTGTGATTCGTCGACCGGTACGCGGCCGGGTGAGCGCGGGTGGGCCGACCAGGCGAGCCCCAGCGCCCCGATGCTGGAGGCGGCCATGATACGGCGCACCCCGGCGCGCCCGGCCTCGTCCAGCGCCAGATACGCGGTGTGGCAGTTGGCGGTGAACCGGCCCGCCGGGTCCTCGGGGTCGGGGTGCGGGATCGCCGCGAGATGGACCAGCGCCTCCACCCCGCGCAGCGCCTCCCGCACCAGCTCACGGTCGCGCAGATCCCTGGTCAGACCGCGCTCCGGGCGCGGGTCGCCGAGGGGTTTCCGGTCGGTCGCGGTCACGCGGTACCCGTGCCGCGGCAGGTCGTCCACCACATGGCGGCCGATATGGCCCGCGGCGCCGGTCACCAGGACGTGTGTCATCCCTTCACCGCCCCGACGAGCCCGTCCCCGGAGGAACGCCCCGAGGGGGAGGAAAGGGGACAACTGGTCTGCATACGAGCCCCCGCCTGGTGCGAAGTGTTCAGAAGACCGAATGGTGTTGGAGTAACGGAACATAGGCTTGCCGTGATATAGCGTCAAGACGAGCTACGGAAGTTGTCGGGGACCGGGGCCGGCGGGGCGCCGGGCCGGGGAGCGGAGGCTGGCGTGGAATCGGTGTCGGGAGCAGCGCGGGTCCGGCGTCACGAGGACGTCAAGTCCGCGGCGCGCGTCCTGGAAGTGCTCGAACTCCTGGGTGCCGAGGGCGCCCGGCTCTCGCTCGCCGACATGGCGAGCACCCTGTCCGTGCCCAAGAGCAGCCTGCACGCGGTGCTGCGCACCATGGAGTCCCGCCGCTGGGTGGAGACCGACCCGTCCGGAACGCGGTACAGCCTCGGCCTCAAGGCGCTGCTGACCGGCACCGCCTATCTGGAGAGCGACGACCTCGCCGGGATCGCGGGGCCCGTGCTCGACCTGCTGGCCGAGGAGACGGGCGAGGCCGTCCACCTCGGGCGGCTGGACCACACGGACGTCGTCTACCTGGCCAAGCGCGAATCCCGGCACGCCCTGCGGATGTACTCGGCGGTCGGCCGCCGGCTGCCCGCGCACGCCACCGCGCTGGGCAAGGCGATCCTGTCCCAGTACGACGCGGCGGAGGTCCAGCGCCGCCTCAACTGGCCGCTCCCGGCGCTCACCCCGAGCACCGTCACCGACCCGGACGAGCTGCTCGCCCAGCTCGCCGACGCCCGCAAGCGCGGCTGGGCGGCGGACGAGGGCGAGAGCTCGGTGGACATCCGCTGTGTGGCGGTCCCGCTCGGCACCGGGCACGGCGGCGGCGACGCGATCAGCTGCTCGGCGCCGCGCAGCCGCATGGACGACGCCCGGCTGAGCGAGATCGCCGCCCATGTCACCGAGGCGGCCCACTCGTTGCGCACCCTGCTGAAGCGCCTCGGGGAGCACTGAGCCTCCGGGCCCCGCCGGGGGCCCGGGTCCGGCCATATCCCGGTACGGCCATTGACACCGCTCCTGAACCCTCTTTACGTTCGAATGGACGATCGCCATTCGGCTATGGGAATGGGAGCGTATGTCCGCACCCCGTGAGCCGCACCTCCCGCCGGCCCAGGCCCCCTGGGTGGCGGAACGCGGCGACAAGCTCCGCATCACCGCCGTACGCACCTTTCTGACGGCGCCTCAGGGCTGCCCGTACCTCATCGCGCGGGTCGAGACCAACGACCCCGGGCTGTACGGCCTCGGCCGCGCCAGCACCGACGGGAGCGTGCAGAGGCCGTGACACCGAACGCGACGAGCGGATGGGCGCCCCGGACACGGGCGCTGACCGGGAGGGGGCCACTGTGGACGAGCCGCTGAGGATTGGGCTGGTCGGGGCGGGCAAGATCAGCCGGGCCTATCTGGACACGCTGCCACGTCTGCCGGGACTGCGGCTTACCGCCGTGACCGACCTCGACCGGGCCCGCGCCGAGGCCGCGGCCAGAACCGCCGAGGCCGCCGCCAAGAACGCGGAGGCCGCCGCCGAGGGCGCTGACGGCGCCGCCAAGAGCGCTGACGACGTGGCCGAGGGCACCGGGGGCGTGGCCGTCGCCGCGTCGGCCGATGAGCTGATGGCACGCGAGGACGTCGACGCCGTACTCAACCTGACCATCCCGGCGGCGCACGCCGAGGTGGCGCTGGCCGCGCTCGCCGCGGGCCGGCATGTGTACGGCGAGAAGCCGCTGGCCGGTACCCGCGAGGAGGCCGACGCCATCCTGGGCGCTGCCGAGCGGGCCGGGCTGCGGGTCGGCTGCGCACCGGACACCGTGCTCGGCCCCGGCACCCAGACCGCGCGCAGGGCCGTGGACGACGGGCTCATCGGCACACCGGTCGCGGCCACCGCCTTCATGACCACCGCCGGGCACGAGGCGTGGCATCCGGACCCGGAGTTCTACTACCGGCCCGGCGGCGGGCCGCTGCTGGACATGGGCCCGTACTACCTGTCCGCCCTGGTGCACCTGCTGGGCCCGGTGGTCCGGGTCACCGGAGCGGCCTCCCGGCCGCGCGCCCAGCGGAGCGTCGGCAGCGGGCCGCGCGCGGGCGAGCGCTTCGCGGTCGAGGTGGACACCCATGTCACGGGCGTCCTGGAACATCGAGGCGGCGCGCTCACCACACTGCTGATGAGCTTCGACGTGCACGCGGCCCGGCTGCCGCGCATCGAAGTGCACGGCAGTGAGGGCTCGCTGTCGGTGCCGGACCCCAACACCTTCGACGGCCCGGTGGAGCTCTGGCGCGGTGGTGCCTGGGAGCCGCTGGCGCCGTCGGCCGGATACGCGGGCTCCGCCCGGGGCTACGGCCTGGCCGACATGGCGCGGGCACTCGGCGCGGGCCGTCCGCACCGGGCCTCCGCCGAGCTCGCCCGGCATGTCCTGGACGTCATGCTCACCCTGCTCGACGCCGCCCGGGAGCGGACCTCGCTGCCGGTCGGCACCACATGTTCCCGTCCCGAGCCCGTGCCCCTCGTGGGCGAGCTGTCCGCGTCGGCGGGCCACGGCTAGGGCGGTGTCGAGTACGGGAACAAGGGTCCCCTCCACCCTGCCGAAGGCCCGTACCGCGGCGCGGCGGCGCGCGCCTGTGCTCAGCACGTCCGCGAGTATCCCCCACCGCATACGGAGGACTTCCGTGCACCGGAAACGCCTGAGACTGCGCAGATCCCTCGCGCTGTTGGCCGGAACGCTGCTCACCGGAACCGCTCTGACGCTCACCTCACCGGCGGCGGACGCGGTGCCCGACCCCGGCCGGAAGGCCGCCGCCCCCGTGTTCCAGCAGGTCCCCCTCGCCAAGGGGGTGGCCGAGACGGGTGAGCCGATGTCACTGGCCGTGTTGCCCGACCGCTCGGTGCTGCACACCTCGCGCGACGGCACCCTGCGGCTGACCGACGCCGCGGGCACCACCAAGGTGGCCGCCACCCTTCCGGTGTACAGCCATGACGAGGAGGGGCTGCAGGGTGTCGGGGTCGACCCGGGCTTCAGCACCAACCGCTTCATCTACCTCTACTACGCGCCGTCGCTGAACACCCCGGCCGGTGACGCCCCGGAGCGGCGCGGCCGGGGACTTCGCCAGGTTCGACATGACCGGGCACAGGGTTTTGTCAACGGGCTTTGCAAAGTGGGGCCGACTCGGTACGGTCCCCTTACGCCCAACGGACGCGGCCTCACCCGAGGCTCGCATCCGTGCGGCGCCCCAGGCGCGACGGCGCGCGCTGTGCCCAACCCCCATTGAGAATCACACTTCTCCCCGGAGGTTCCCCGTGCACAGGAAACGTCCCGACCTGCCCGTCCCCGGCCCCGCCCCGCGCCGCTCCGTGATGAAGGCCGTGGCCGGCGCCGTCCTGATCACCGCGGCGAACGCGCCCGCGTGGGCCGCGCCCGTCCGCAGGCGGCCGAAGGCGGGCCGGGTACTGGTGTTCTCCAAGACGGCGGGCTTCCGTCACGACTCCATCCCCGACGGCATCGCCGCCATCCGGCAACTGGGCACCCAGGCCGGGTTCGCCGTCGACGCCACCGAGGACGCCGCCGCCTTCACCCCCGGCAACCTCGCCCGCTACGCCGCCGTGGTCTTCCTGTCCACGACCGGCGACGTCCTCGACGGCGGCCGGCAGACGGCCTTCGAGGGCTATATCGCGGCGGGCGGCGGCTACGCGGGGGTGCACGCCGCCGCCGACACCGAGTACGACTGGCCGTTCTACGGCGGCCTGTGCGGGGCGTGGTTCCAGTCCCACCCGGCGATCCAGCGGGCCACGGTGAAGGTCGAGGACCACGCCCACCCGGCGACGGCCCACCTCGGAAACACCTGGGTGCGCACCGACGAGTGGTACAACTACCGCACCAACCCCCGCGGTACGGCCACCGTGCGCGTGCTCGCCGCGCTGGACGAGTCCTCGTACAGCGGCGGCACCATGAACGGCGATCACCCCATCAGCTGGTACCAGGCGTACAAGGGCGGCCGGGCCTTCTACACCGGCCTCGGCCACACCAAGGAGTCCTACGCCGAGCCCGCCTTCCGGCAGCACCTCCTCGGCGGCATCACCTACGCCATGGGCGTGGCCAAGTGACCCCCGACGTCCCGCGCCGCCAGTTCATGGCCCTCGCCGCCACGACCACCACGGGCCTCGCCGCCACCGGCCTGCCCGCCGGGTCCGCCCACGCCGCGCGGCACGGCGGCCACCGGGCGGCGGACCGGCCGCTGGCGCTGTGGTACCGCGCGCCCGCCGCCGACTGGCTGAGCGCCCTGCCGCTGGGCAACGGGCGGCTCGGCGCGATGGTGTTCGGGGGCACCGAGACCGAGCGGCTGCAGCTCAACGCGGACACCGTCTGGGCGGGCGGGCCGCACGAATACGACAACCACAAGGGTCTCGCCGCCCTGCCCCGGATCCGGCAGCTCGTCTTCGACGGCGAGTGGCCGGAGGCCGAGACGCTGATCAACTCCGACTTCCTCGGTGTGCCCGGTGGCCAGGCCCAGTACCAGACCGTCGGCAACCTGCTCCTGAAGCTGCCGACGGGCGGCACGGTGTCCGGCTACCGGCGGGAG encodes the following:
- a CDS encoding IclR family transcriptional regulator, giving the protein MESVSGAARVRRHEDVKSAARVLEVLELLGAEGARLSLADMASTLSVPKSSLHAVLRTMESRRWVETDPSGTRYSLGLKALLTGTAYLESDDLAGIAGPVLDLLAEETGEAVHLGRLDHTDVVYLAKRESRHALRMYSAVGRRLPAHATALGKAILSQYDAAEVQRRLNWPLPALTPSTVTDPDELLAQLADARKRGWAADEGESSVDIRCVAVPLGTGHGGGDAISCSAPRSRMDDARLSEIAAHVTEAAHSLRTLLKRLGEH
- a CDS encoding Gfo/Idh/MocA family protein; the encoded protein is MDEPLRIGLVGAGKISRAYLDTLPRLPGLRLTAVTDLDRARAEAAARTAEAAAKNAEAAAEGADGAAKSADDVAEGTGGVAVAASADELMAREDVDAVLNLTIPAAHAEVALAALAAGRHVYGEKPLAGTREEADAILGAAERAGLRVGCAPDTVLGPGTQTARRAVDDGLIGTPVAATAFMTTAGHEAWHPDPEFYYRPGGGPLLDMGPYYLSALVHLLGPVVRVTGAASRPRAQRSVGSGPRAGERFAVEVDTHVTGVLEHRGGALTTLLMSFDVHAARLPRIEVHGSEGSLSVPDPNTFDGPVELWRGGAWEPLAPSAGYAGSARGYGLADMARALGAGRPHRASAELARHVLDVMLTLLDAARERTSLPVGTTCSRPEPVPLVGELSASAGHG
- a CDS encoding putative RNA methyltransferase; the encoded protein is MRKEAVRYLHCPYCSGAMTMTDGVLRCAQGHSFDVAKQGYVNLLRGAAKFSADTAAMVAARADFLAAGHYAPIAGALAALARETAPEATGGDLGCVVDIGGGTGYHLARVMSEFPDSEGILLDISKFAARRAARAHPRISAVVADAWDGLPLADGAASVVLNVFAPRNPAELRRILRPGGVLLVVTPRPDHLRELVAALGLLRVGEQKDERLADRLSAHFTEVARERSRSTMTLDHKALPQLVGMGPNAWHQQSERLEERVARLPEPCDVTLSVTLTAYRPLV
- a CDS encoding NAD-dependent epimerase/dehydratase family protein, giving the protein MTHVLVTGAAGHIGRHVVDDLPRHGYRVTATDRKPLGDPRPERGLTRDLRDRELVREALRGVEALVHLAAIPHPDPEDPAGRFTANCHTAYLALDEAGRAGVRRIMAASSIGALGLAWSAHPRSPGRVPVDESHATLAEDPYGLSKLVPEPVAEGTHRRWGTDTVCLRFPFTGTGARLTRQLAAVHAEPGRHASDLWGRPDTRDAAADVRAADAVTEDPRRRGFRGAPPPRKEHEMAQSPGTTRRTFLTRTAAGALGAGALATAGGRAAATAPDSPAARLAPSPDVHIFYYPWYGSPEVSGSWRHWPQGGLTPPDRIGSDFYPVAGAYDSGDRAVVDRHLGWLAQARTGVLVTSWWGRGGYEDQRVQPLLDAAAARGLEVAWHIEPYAGRTARSVVDDIGYLIQRYGGHPAFHRDAAHGSRGAYYVFESLRIADWTPLDQVADRAIVLAQTTDVSKVAHFGGMYTYDAIAAGDDPQWGGPAAYCRDHGMVWAPSIGPGYIDDRAVPGNTTPTLERADGATYDLEWNTALSQANGGPPTWVSITSFNEWHEGSQIEPATATPPTALSYRTYSGAYGRTGRAAETAYLDRTAYWVGRFEAAVRRR